A genomic window from Paucibacter sp. KCTC 42545 includes:
- a CDS encoding ABC transporter permease: protein MHAFLALLRKDLILHFSNRRAVLMSIAAPILIAAFFGSLFGGSGNKPAHVPVAITDLDRSALSQKLVAALRADPSLALSELPADEAQAQVRAGKLRAAIELPAGFAAQAGRAMFGGQHKPEVGLVYDPSQAMALPLVRGLLTQHAMALVAQQTFGANSPVLKDARSEVAADTQMPAAQRQDLLQMFDSISRVQAQTATPSASAPTSAASAASAALTGPSFSPPFSTRETEASARPELHYNSYAHSFAGMGVQFILMMGVDIGVGLLLLRRQGLWLRLRAAPLSRATLLGSRMASCALIALLVFAAIYAVAMAAFGVRVEGSWLGFVAVLLAFSALTSSFGLLIAALGKTPEATRGLAILATLLMVMLGGAWVPSFIFPEWLQTLSMFVPTRWAVDGLDAMTWRAQGLQSALLPVAVMLGFTLLFAALALARFKWEE from the coding sequence ATGCACGCTTTTCTCGCTCTTTTGCGCAAGGACCTGATCCTGCACTTTTCCAACCGTCGCGCGGTCTTGATGAGTATTGCCGCGCCGATTTTGATCGCGGCCTTTTTCGGCAGCCTCTTCGGCGGCTCGGGCAACAAGCCCGCCCATGTGCCGGTGGCCATCACGGATCTGGACCGCAGCGCCTTGTCCCAAAAACTGGTGGCGGCGCTGCGCGCGGACCCCAGCTTGGCCCTCAGCGAATTGCCGGCCGATGAGGCCCAGGCGCAGGTCAGGGCCGGCAAGCTGCGCGCCGCGATTGAGCTGCCCGCCGGCTTTGCCGCGCAAGCTGGCCGCGCCATGTTCGGCGGCCAGCACAAGCCGGAGGTGGGCCTGGTCTACGACCCCTCGCAAGCCATGGCGCTGCCGCTGGTGCGTGGCCTGCTGACCCAGCATGCGATGGCCTTGGTGGCGCAGCAGACTTTTGGTGCCAACAGCCCGGTCCTCAAGGATGCGCGGTCCGAGGTGGCCGCCGACACGCAGATGCCCGCCGCCCAGCGCCAGGACTTGCTGCAGATGTTCGACAGCATCAGCCGCGTGCAGGCGCAAACCGCGACACCTTCGGCTTCAGCGCCGACATCCGCAGCATCCGCCGCTTCTGCCGCATTGACCGGGCCTAGCTTCAGCCCACCCTTCAGCACGCGTGAAACCGAGGCCAGCGCGCGGCCCGAGTTGCACTACAACAGCTATGCCCATTCCTTCGCCGGCATGGGGGTGCAGTTCATTTTGATGATGGGGGTGGACATCGGCGTGGGCTTGCTGCTGCTGCGCCGCCAAGGCCTGTGGCTGCGCCTGCGCGCAGCACCCTTGTCGCGAGCCACCTTGCTGGGCAGCCGCATGGCCAGCTGCGCGCTGATCGCCTTGCTGGTGTTCGCGGCCATTTATGCCGTGGCCATGGCCGCTTTTGGGGTGCGGGTGGAAGGCAGCTGGCTGGGTTTTGTGGCGGTGCTGCTGGCCTTCTCTGCGCTGACATCGAGCTTTGGCTTGTTGATTGCCGCGTTGGGCAAAACGCCCGAGGCCACGCGTGGGCTGGCGATTCTGGCCACCTTGCTGATGGTCATGCTCGGCGGCGCCTGGGTGCCGTCCTTCATCTTCCCGGAGTGGTTGCAAACCTTGTCGATGTTTGTGCCCACACGCTGGGCGGTGGATGGGCTGGACGCCATGACCTGGCGTGCCCAAGGCTTGCAGTCAGCCTTACTGCCGGTGGCGGTGATGCTGGGCTTCACGCTGCTGTTCGCGGCCCTGGCTTTGGCGCGTTTCAAATGGGAAGAGTGA
- a CDS encoding ABC transporter ATP-binding protein encodes MTEILQVQGLKKAFGARQAVREVSFQVRAGELLGFLGPNGAGKSTTLAMMAGLIPADSGSVHVAGISLAEQANAFKCRIGLVPQDIALFEDLPAQANIELFGALYGMSGHALRQRAREVLDWVGLAERAQDKPASFSGGMKRRLNIACALVHDPDVLLLDEPTAGVDPQSRNAIFDQLERLKRAGKALVYTTHYMEEVERLADRVLIMDHGEVLASGTLPELYRRLPAAQTLQLELDEGAPLDLAALQALAGVRQVELHGSQLKLGVQDLTLATPLVLQALAAQGQQLRHISSGRANLEDVFLALTGRQLRD; translated from the coding sequence ATGACAGAGATCTTGCAAGTCCAGGGCCTGAAGAAAGCCTTTGGCGCCAGGCAGGCGGTGCGTGAAGTTTCCTTCCAGGTGCGTGCCGGCGAGTTGCTCGGCTTCCTCGGCCCCAATGGCGCGGGCAAGTCCACCACGCTCGCGATGATGGCCGGCCTGATCCCCGCAGACAGCGGTTCGGTCCATGTGGCCGGCATCAGCTTGGCCGAGCAAGCGAACGCGTTCAAGTGCCGCATCGGCTTGGTGCCCCAGGACATTGCGCTGTTCGAGGATTTGCCGGCCCAGGCCAATATCGAATTGTTCGGCGCGCTGTACGGCATGTCCGGCCACGCCCTGCGGCAGCGCGCCCGCGAGGTGCTGGATTGGGTCGGCTTGGCCGAGCGCGCCCAAGACAAACCCGCCAGCTTCAGCGGCGGCATGAAGCGCCGACTCAATATCGCCTGCGCCCTGGTCCATGACCCCGACGTGCTCTTGCTGGACGAGCCCACCGCCGGGGTTGACCCGCAAAGCCGTAACGCCATCTTCGATCAGCTCGAACGGCTCAAGCGCGCTGGCAAAGCCCTGGTCTACACCACCCATTACATGGAAGAAGTGGAGCGCCTGGCCGATCGGGTCTTGATCATGGACCACGGCGAGGTGCTGGCCAGCGGCACCCTACCCGAGCTTTACCGCCGCTTGCCGGCCGCGCAAACCCTGCAGCTGGAATTGGACGAGGGCGCGCCGCTGGATCTGGCCGCCTTGCAGGCCCTGGCCGGTGTCAGGCAAGTCGAGTTGCACGGCAGCCAGCTCAAGCTCGGCGTGCAAGACCTGACCCTCGCCACCCCGCTTGTCTTGCAGGCCCTGGCCGCGCAAGGCCAGCAGCTGCGCCACATCAGCTCAGGCCGAGCCAATCTGGAAGATGTGTTCCTGGCCCTGACCGGCCGCCAGCTGCGCGATTGA